One part of the Oncorhynchus kisutch isolate 150728-3 linkage group LG22, Okis_V2, whole genome shotgun sequence genome encodes these proteins:
- the LOC109875981 gene encoding ubiquitin-conjugating enzyme E2 Q2-like isoform X4, with protein sequence MSVSGLKAELKFLESIFDPNHERFRIIDWKPDELSCQFNVTGEKLLIIHCNITESYPSTPPIWFVDSDDPSLTEVLERLEDVRKGTSLLLQQLKRLICDLCRLYNLPQHPDVEMLDQPLPAGPINPERKHGPADEVTSEEEEEEEMGEDIEDLDHYEMKEEEPVHGKKSEDDGIEKENLAILEKIRKNQRQDHLNGAVSGSVQASDRLMKELREIYRSQSYKTGIYSVELVNDSLYEWHVKIRTVDPDSPLHSDLQVLKEKEGVDYILLSFSYKDNFPFDPPFVRVVSPVLSGGYVLGGGALCMELLTKQGWSSAYSIESVIMQINATLVKGKARVQFGANKNQYSLARAQQSYKSLVQIHEKNGWYTPPKEDG encoded by the exons ATGTCGGTTTCGGGTCTGAAGGCCGAATTGAAGTTTTTGGAGTCAATTTTTGACCCAAACCACGAACGTTTCAGAATTATCGATTGGAAGCCCGATGAGCTTAGTTGTCAGTTTAATGTAACCGGTGAAAAACTGTTGATAATACATTGCAACATCACG gagtcatacccctctacacccccaATCTGGTTTGTTGACTCTGATGATCCAAGTCTGACAGAGGTGTTGGAGCGCTTGGAAGATGTCAGAAAAGGAACATCTTTG CTCCTGCAGCAGCTAAAGCGTCTCATCTGTGACCTGTGTCGACTGTACAACCTGCCCCAGCACCCAGATGTTGAGATGCTAGATCAGCCCCTCCCTGCTGGGCCCATCAACCCAGAGCGCAAG CATGGACCAGCAGATGAAGTGacatccgaggaggaggaggaggaagaaatgggcgag GACATTGAAGACCTGGACCACTatgagatgaaggaggaggagccTGTACATGGGAAGAAGTCCGAGGACGACGGGATTGAGAAG gagaACCTGGCCATCCTTGAGAAGATCCGTAAGAACCAGAGGCAGGACCACTTGAAC GGTGCCGTTTCTGGTTCAGTTCAGGCCTCCGATCGTCTCATGAAGGAACTCCGGGAGATCTACAGATCACAGAGTTACAAGACAG GTATTTATTCGGTGGAGCTAGTCAATGACAGCCTTTATGAATGGCACGTCAAAATAAGAAC GGTAGACCCAGATAGTCCGTTACATAGTGACTTGCAGGTTCTGAAGGAAAAGGAAGGCGTGGACTACATTCTTCTCAGTTTCTCATATAAA GATAACTTTCCTTTTGATCCACCGTTTGTACGGGTCGTCTCTCCTGTGCTGTCCGGAGG GTACGTTCTTGGCGGAGGGGCCTTATGTATGGAGCTTCTCACAAAACAG GGTTGGAGCAGTGCCTATTCCATTGAGTCTGTCATCATGCAGATCAATGCCACCCTAGTCAAAGGAAAAGCCAGGGTGCAGTTCGGAGCCAATAAG AATCAGTACAGTCTTGCCAGGGCACAACAGTCATACAAATCCCTGGTGCAGATTCACGAAAAGAATG GCTGGTACACACCTCCTAAAGAAGATGGGTAA
- the LOC109875981 gene encoding ubiquitin-conjugating enzyme E2 Q2-like isoform X2, which produces MSVSGLKAELKFLESIFDPNHERFRIIDWKPDELSCQFNVTGEKLLIIHCNITESYPSTPPIWFVDSDDPSLTEVLERLEDVRKGTSLLLQQLKRLICDLCRLYNLPQHPDVEMLDQPLPAGPINPERKHGPADEVTSEEEEEEEMGEDIEDLDHYEMKEEEPVHGKKSEDDGIEKENLAILEKIRKNQRQDHLNVSAHSGAVSGSVQASDRLMKELREIYRSQSYKTGIYSVELVNDSLYEWHVKIRTVDPDSPLHSDLQVLKEKEGVDYILLSFSYKDNFPFDPPFVRVVSPVLSGGYVLGGGALCMELLTKQGWSSAYSIESVIMQINATLVKGKARVQFGANKNQYSLARAQQSYKSLVQIHEKNGWYTPPKEDG; this is translated from the exons ATGTCGGTTTCGGGTCTGAAGGCCGAATTGAAGTTTTTGGAGTCAATTTTTGACCCAAACCACGAACGTTTCAGAATTATCGATTGGAAGCCCGATGAGCTTAGTTGTCAGTTTAATGTAACCGGTGAAAAACTGTTGATAATACATTGCAACATCACG gagtcatacccctctacacccccaATCTGGTTTGTTGACTCTGATGATCCAAGTCTGACAGAGGTGTTGGAGCGCTTGGAAGATGTCAGAAAAGGAACATCTTTG CTCCTGCAGCAGCTAAAGCGTCTCATCTGTGACCTGTGTCGACTGTACAACCTGCCCCAGCACCCAGATGTTGAGATGCTAGATCAGCCCCTCCCTGCTGGGCCCATCAACCCAGAGCGCAAG CATGGACCAGCAGATGAAGTGacatccgaggaggaggaggaggaagaaatgggcgag GACATTGAAGACCTGGACCACTatgagatgaaggaggaggagccTGTACATGGGAAGAAGTCCGAGGACGACGGGATTGAGAAG gagaACCTGGCCATCCTTGAGAAGATCCGTAAGAACCAGAGGCAGGACCACTTGAACGTAAGTGCTCATTCG GGTGCCGTTTCTGGTTCAGTTCAGGCCTCCGATCGTCTCATGAAGGAACTCCGGGAGATCTACAGATCACAGAGTTACAAGACAG GTATTTATTCGGTGGAGCTAGTCAATGACAGCCTTTATGAATGGCACGTCAAAATAAGAAC GGTAGACCCAGATAGTCCGTTACATAGTGACTTGCAGGTTCTGAAGGAAAAGGAAGGCGTGGACTACATTCTTCTCAGTTTCTCATATAAA GATAACTTTCCTTTTGATCCACCGTTTGTACGGGTCGTCTCTCCTGTGCTGTCCGGAGG GTACGTTCTTGGCGGAGGGGCCTTATGTATGGAGCTTCTCACAAAACAG GGTTGGAGCAGTGCCTATTCCATTGAGTCTGTCATCATGCAGATCAATGCCACCCTAGTCAAAGGAAAAGCCAGGGTGCAGTTCGGAGCCAATAAG AATCAGTACAGTCTTGCCAGGGCACAACAGTCATACAAATCCCTGGTGCAGATTCACGAAAAGAATG GCTGGTACACACCTCCTAAAGAAGATGGGTAA
- the LOC109875981 gene encoding ubiquitin-conjugating enzyme E2 Q2-like isoform X1, with the protein MSVSGLKAELKFLESIFDPNHERFRIIDWKPDELSCQFNVTGEKLLIIHCNITESYPSTPPIWFVDSDDPSLTEVLERLEDVRKGTSLLLQQLKRLICDLCRLYNLPQHPDVEMLDQPLPAGPINPERKHGPADEVTSEEEEEEEMGEQDIEDLDHYEMKEEEPVHGKKSEDDGIEKENLAILEKIRKNQRQDHLNVSAHSGAVSGSVQASDRLMKELREIYRSQSYKTGIYSVELVNDSLYEWHVKIRTVDPDSPLHSDLQVLKEKEGVDYILLSFSYKDNFPFDPPFVRVVSPVLSGGYVLGGGALCMELLTKQGWSSAYSIESVIMQINATLVKGKARVQFGANKNQYSLARAQQSYKSLVQIHEKNGWYTPPKEDG; encoded by the exons ATGTCGGTTTCGGGTCTGAAGGCCGAATTGAAGTTTTTGGAGTCAATTTTTGACCCAAACCACGAACGTTTCAGAATTATCGATTGGAAGCCCGATGAGCTTAGTTGTCAGTTTAATGTAACCGGTGAAAAACTGTTGATAATACATTGCAACATCACG gagtcatacccctctacacccccaATCTGGTTTGTTGACTCTGATGATCCAAGTCTGACAGAGGTGTTGGAGCGCTTGGAAGATGTCAGAAAAGGAACATCTTTG CTCCTGCAGCAGCTAAAGCGTCTCATCTGTGACCTGTGTCGACTGTACAACCTGCCCCAGCACCCAGATGTTGAGATGCTAGATCAGCCCCTCCCTGCTGGGCCCATCAACCCAGAGCGCAAG CATGGACCAGCAGATGAAGTGacatccgaggaggaggaggaggaagaaatgggcgag CAGGACATTGAAGACCTGGACCACTatgagatgaaggaggaggagccTGTACATGGGAAGAAGTCCGAGGACGACGGGATTGAGAAG gagaACCTGGCCATCCTTGAGAAGATCCGTAAGAACCAGAGGCAGGACCACTTGAACGTAAGTGCTCATTCG GGTGCCGTTTCTGGTTCAGTTCAGGCCTCCGATCGTCTCATGAAGGAACTCCGGGAGATCTACAGATCACAGAGTTACAAGACAG GTATTTATTCGGTGGAGCTAGTCAATGACAGCCTTTATGAATGGCACGTCAAAATAAGAAC GGTAGACCCAGATAGTCCGTTACATAGTGACTTGCAGGTTCTGAAGGAAAAGGAAGGCGTGGACTACATTCTTCTCAGTTTCTCATATAAA GATAACTTTCCTTTTGATCCACCGTTTGTACGGGTCGTCTCTCCTGTGCTGTCCGGAGG GTACGTTCTTGGCGGAGGGGCCTTATGTATGGAGCTTCTCACAAAACAG GGTTGGAGCAGTGCCTATTCCATTGAGTCTGTCATCATGCAGATCAATGCCACCCTAGTCAAAGGAAAAGCCAGGGTGCAGTTCGGAGCCAATAAG AATCAGTACAGTCTTGCCAGGGCACAACAGTCATACAAATCCCTGGTGCAGATTCACGAAAAGAATG GCTGGTACACACCTCCTAAAGAAGATGGGTAA
- the LOC109875976 gene encoding secretory carrier-associated membrane protein 5, which produces MAENNFPPLPRFIPLRPCFYQDFNEIPDVHRSMCKKLYYLWIFNSATLAVNLIGCLAWMCGGGGATNFGMAILWLILFTPCSYVCWFRPIYKAFKTDSSFNFMAFFFVFMAQVVISIIQCIGIPGWGVCGWLATITFFSTNIGSAVVMLIPTIMFTAMAVLSFTGLTKVHNMYRGTGGSMSKAQEEWTTGAWKNPHVQQAAQQAAVGVAQGAMQQQQPQYSQAPTYNYDDPGM; this is translated from the exons ATGGCAG AAAACAATTTCCCTCCCCTGCCTCGCTTCATCCCTCTGAGGCCATGTTTCTATCAGGATTTTAACGAGATCCCAGATGTACACCGTTCCATGTGCAAGAAGCTGTACTACCTATGGATCT TTAACAGTGCCACCTTGGCGGTCAATCTGATTGGCTGCCTGGCGTGGATGTGCGGCGGGGGTGGAGCCACTAACTTTGGCATGGCCATTCTGTGGCTCATCCTGTTCACCCCCTGTTCCTACGTGTGCTGGTTCAGACCCATCTACAAGGCCTTCAA GACTGACAGCTCGTTCAACTTCATGGCGTTCTTCTTCGTGTTCATGGCCCAGGTGGTGATCAGCATCATTCAGTGTATAGGCATCCCAGGCTGGGGCGTCTG tGGCTGGCTGGCTACCATCACCTTCTTCAGCACCAATATAGGTTCTGCTGTTGTCATGCTGATCCCCACCATCATGTTCACTGCCATGGCTGTCCTCTCCTTCACCGGGCTCACCAAG GTGCACAACATGTACCGTGGCACTGGGGGCAGTATGAGTAAAGCACAGGAGGAGTGGACCACCGGGGCCTGGAAGAACCCTCACGTCCAGCAGGCGGCGCAGCAGGCCGCTGTAGGGGTGGCGCAGGGAGCCATGCAGCAGCAACAACCCCAGTACTCACAGGCACCCACCTACAACTACGACGACCCGGGCATGTAG
- the LOC109875981 gene encoding ubiquitin-conjugating enzyme E2 Q2-like isoform X3, whose amino-acid sequence MSVSGLKAELKFLESIFDPNHERFRIIDWKPDELSCQFNVTGEKLLIIHCNITESYPSTPPIWFVDSDDPSLTEVLERLEDVRKGTSLLLQQLKRLICDLCRLYNLPQHPDVEMLDQPLPAGPINPERKHGPADEVTSEEEEEEEMGEQDIEDLDHYEMKEEEPVHGKKSEDDGIEKENLAILEKIRKNQRQDHLNGAVSGSVQASDRLMKELREIYRSQSYKTGIYSVELVNDSLYEWHVKIRTVDPDSPLHSDLQVLKEKEGVDYILLSFSYKDNFPFDPPFVRVVSPVLSGGYVLGGGALCMELLTKQGWSSAYSIESVIMQINATLVKGKARVQFGANKNQYSLARAQQSYKSLVQIHEKNGWYTPPKEDG is encoded by the exons ATGTCGGTTTCGGGTCTGAAGGCCGAATTGAAGTTTTTGGAGTCAATTTTTGACCCAAACCACGAACGTTTCAGAATTATCGATTGGAAGCCCGATGAGCTTAGTTGTCAGTTTAATGTAACCGGTGAAAAACTGTTGATAATACATTGCAACATCACG gagtcatacccctctacacccccaATCTGGTTTGTTGACTCTGATGATCCAAGTCTGACAGAGGTGTTGGAGCGCTTGGAAGATGTCAGAAAAGGAACATCTTTG CTCCTGCAGCAGCTAAAGCGTCTCATCTGTGACCTGTGTCGACTGTACAACCTGCCCCAGCACCCAGATGTTGAGATGCTAGATCAGCCCCTCCCTGCTGGGCCCATCAACCCAGAGCGCAAG CATGGACCAGCAGATGAAGTGacatccgaggaggaggaggaggaagaaatgggcgag CAGGACATTGAAGACCTGGACCACTatgagatgaaggaggaggagccTGTACATGGGAAGAAGTCCGAGGACGACGGGATTGAGAAG gagaACCTGGCCATCCTTGAGAAGATCCGTAAGAACCAGAGGCAGGACCACTTGAAC GGTGCCGTTTCTGGTTCAGTTCAGGCCTCCGATCGTCTCATGAAGGAACTCCGGGAGATCTACAGATCACAGAGTTACAAGACAG GTATTTATTCGGTGGAGCTAGTCAATGACAGCCTTTATGAATGGCACGTCAAAATAAGAAC GGTAGACCCAGATAGTCCGTTACATAGTGACTTGCAGGTTCTGAAGGAAAAGGAAGGCGTGGACTACATTCTTCTCAGTTTCTCATATAAA GATAACTTTCCTTTTGATCCACCGTTTGTACGGGTCGTCTCTCCTGTGCTGTCCGGAGG GTACGTTCTTGGCGGAGGGGCCTTATGTATGGAGCTTCTCACAAAACAG GGTTGGAGCAGTGCCTATTCCATTGAGTCTGTCATCATGCAGATCAATGCCACCCTAGTCAAAGGAAAAGCCAGGGTGCAGTTCGGAGCCAATAAG AATCAGTACAGTCTTGCCAGGGCACAACAGTCATACAAATCCCTGGTGCAGATTCACGAAAAGAATG GCTGGTACACACCTCCTAAAGAAGATGGGTAA